In Amycolatopsis methanolica 239, a single genomic region encodes these proteins:
- a CDS encoding FadR/GntR family transcriptional regulator — translation MSDALSPMARPRLYEQVLERLRAYAADAGLRAGDRLPAERDLAQRLGVSRASVKQAIVVLEVQGLVETRHGGGTYLVRDALDAEPVERLVERRRRLPDVLDAREALETKLAELAAMRRTDEDLAALESALEFMASEIRDGGAGVEGDRRFHAAVTGAAHSALLAEFMDAIADQITESRNESLRQPGRPPRSLDQHIRIADAIRDRNPKTAAEAMRDHLRTVAEVRLLSWDPED, via the coding sequence GTGTCTGATGCGCTGAGCCCGATGGCCCGCCCGCGGCTGTACGAGCAGGTCCTGGAGCGGTTGCGGGCCTACGCGGCCGACGCCGGGCTGCGTGCGGGCGACCGGTTGCCCGCGGAGCGGGACCTGGCGCAGCGGCTCGGGGTGAGCCGGGCGTCGGTGAAGCAGGCGATCGTCGTGCTGGAGGTGCAGGGCCTGGTCGAGACCCGGCACGGCGGCGGCACGTACCTGGTGCGGGACGCGCTGGACGCCGAGCCGGTCGAGCGGCTGGTGGAACGCCGCCGGCGGCTGCCGGACGTGCTCGACGCGCGCGAGGCGCTGGAGACGAAGCTGGCCGAGCTGGCGGCGATGCGCCGGACCGACGAAGACCTGGCCGCGCTGGAGTCGGCGCTGGAGTTCATGGCGTCGGAGATCAGGGACGGGGGAGCCGGAGTCGAGGGCGACCGCCGGTTCCACGCGGCGGTCACCGGCGCCGCGCACAGCGCCCTGCTGGCCGAGTTCATGGACGCGATCGCCGACCAGATCACCGAGAGCCGCAACGAGTCGCTCCGCCAGCCGGGCCGCCCGCCGCGGTCGCTGGACCAGCACATCCGCATCGCCGACGCCATCCGCGACCGCAACCCGAAAACCGCCGCCGAAGCGATGCGGGACCACCTCCGCAC